CTCaccttctgtcacacacacacacacacacacacacacacacacacacacacacacacacacacacacacacacacacacacacacacacacacacacacacacacacacacatacacacacaaccacacaaacacacacacacacacacacacacgcacgcaggaCTTTGCACCTTACGGCTTCTAGCCAATGGACAATTAACAGATTGGACTTTACTATTGAGGTGTACATGTTGGACAATTCTTTAtgaattttttattgtgtgctgtTTTGCCTGATTTTGAATGTTAGGATGCATCAGAAATGTTAAGTGCATTTTAGTAGTTTATTTAATCTGCTGATTGTAAATATTGGgtttcactgtatatatattgtcACAAATTAATACATGGTATCAACTGCATTTgaagtactgtgtgtgtggttcattgTACCAGTACCTCCAAGAGCCAATTTAACTTCTGATTGACTTAGTCCCAAATGCTAATAGcttttaaataatgtagctGGGGTATTTGCtactctagtctttgttctctctcatcttcctcgttaatcaactcttcaaagtactctttccatcttcccatcacactgctggcacctgtcaatagacttccatccctatccttaatcaccctaacctgctgcatgtccttcccatctctgtctctctgtcttgccaaccggtatagatcagtctctccctccttactgtccaacctagcatataaGTCATCAttagccccttgtttggcctttgctacctctaccttcaccttacgctgcatctccctgtactcctgtctactctcctcagtcctctcagtgtcccacttcttcttagctaacctctttctctgtatacactcctgtgactcctcattccaccaccaagtctccttatctactttccttccagatgacacaccaagtcctctcctacctgtctccctgatcacattagctgtagttgtccagtcatctggaagcacctcctgaccacccagagcctgtcttaactccctcctaaaagtcctgcaacactcttcctttttcagcttccaccatttcgtcctctgctctgtctttgtcctcttcatcttcctcaccaccagagtcatcctacacaccaccatcctatgctgtttggctacactctcacctaccactactttacagtcactgatctccttcaggttacaccgtctacacaagatgtagtctacctgtgtgctcctacctccactcttgtaggtcaccctatgttcctgcctcttctggaagaaagtattcactacagccatttctatcctttttgcaaagtcaactaccatctgtccttctggtctcctggacacacagtatgtctaccttccatcatgtcaaccaactctctgagaaccttttcctgtcatagttccaacattcaacgtccctactctcagtcctatactattggcgttcctcttctctctctttctacgAACACACTATCCTCATCTCTTTcgtcgaccaacagtaatccaatttccaccggcgccctgtaggtcaacagcacagatggcggtcgttgttaaaccgggtctcgaccgatccagtatggaagtcatatatttgattcacatattgatttggcaaaagttttacatcagatgtgcttcctgacacaacactctctatttatccgggcttgggaccggcacaataagacacaggcttgtgtcctcttgcggctacaggGTAATAGACAGGGTACAGAAATGGGTCAACTTCTAAcctttctaaccctaaccccttccAACCGCTTCTAGCCCCTTCTCGTCAGTACCTGAGTAGTACCTACCTCAATTTTATGTACCACATTTTCAATAACATCACATGACAAACCAAAGTAAATATTGTACTGGTCGTCattacaagcaaacattttcaaaGTCTCCTAAGTACAAAcctgaagaaaataaaacactcataAGTGATGTTATAaacctttaagaaaaaaatgatacaAACATCCAGTTGTACACAAGAATGACCAATAAACCAATATTGTATGAATGAACTGTGGATTTTTCAAGCCTTTCTTTTGTTATACCAGCAGAGGATGATGTGACTTTAAATGCATGTTGATTTTTGGATTTCTTCAGGTTTCAAAAATGGTTGTCAGTTGACAAAATTATGAAATTATCTGTCCTACTATTTCTTTCTTGACTAATTACCCTTAGTCCTGAGATAGTGTTGAGTTCTTTACTGACTCATTGCTGTGGTCATCTGCACCATACTCCTCGTTAGAAGTGGACTCCTGCAGGCCTTTGCCAGATGTCTCCATTGGCAAGATCAAGCACACGATACCAGCCAGCAGACCGCAGCCACAGTATATAGAAAGAGTCAAATACATTGATTTCCTGAGCAACACCTACaaccaaaacagaaaataagggATCATGCAGAGATATGCATAACCAAAACTCTATGACCCTGGTGCTTGAAGTCCTCATCAGGGAGCTTCTTTAAGAACTACCAACCGTGACTACTTGTTCATACCTCTGACACAAATGGAGTGATCAGGGAACCCCACCTGGCCATTGCACTACAAGTCCCCAATGCTAAAGCTCTACTTTCGGTAGGAAACACCTAATTGGCAAGAGGAGAGCATTTTATTTAGTGGAAattctacaaaacattttttatcttaacttaaaatttgaaatttgatgaAATACGTAGACCCACCTCTGGTGTGTAAACAAAGGCACCTTGGTATCCTCCAGAGATGAAGGCTCTGGCAATAAAGATGAAGATTGTAAGAGGTATCCTGCATGAACCAAAAGACAGACACCAAGCACTTGTTAACACCCGTCCTGGTGTTTTAATATAGTTTGTTAATGATGGTGAtaaaataagacagaaagaccGGTTTACCTTCCAATACACGCATATAAAGGCAACatgaccaaaaaataaataaagaagcaCAATGCCATGCTGTTCTTCCTGCCAATTCGCTCAACCATCAATAGAACACCAAAAATACCTGAAACAGTCACCAAATATTGAACATATATAGATGGTGCAGACAGGCATAATACAGAGACACTGAAATAAATTTTGTTTCTAGAGCTGTTCCTAACACCTCTATCTCCGGAGGCTAACAACTGCATGTACTACAAGTGTGAGCTCATGTCAAGAAGATACCAACCCTGTTCCAGCAACAAAGGCAAAAAGTGAAAGGACATGGATGAGATGTGTTTGTTATTCATCTTAAGGTTGTTTTTATATGaataatttcataaataaacCAAAATAACACACCTTTTCTCAGGGTATTTAATGTGAAACATGTTGCAATACCCTCTCCATGGGTCAAACAGGTTTCTTACAACAGACTTATAAATGTCTTGACTTTACAGCTTCAATTTCAGACCATAGCTCTGAGAAAAATTCTAGcaaggaactttttttttaaatattttacctgGCAGTTCAGCAACAGTTGTCCATGTCAGGTCTATGTAGTCAGCTGATGTCAAATAATTACATTGCAAATTACAACTGGATTCAAACTTGTTTCCTCGGGTTGCTAGACATAGAATTAGAGGATTGTGTTGGATTTTGTTCGACTAAAAGACAAACGGTGACTGATGAACATATAGTAACTTACTGCCACATATACCCCCAGACTGCAAAAGCTCAGGTGTCAACAAGATTATGCCATAATAGGAGAATGCATTGGCAAACCTatggataaaataataataaattgttcgacaactttaaaaaatgtttgtccaGTTGGAAAATAAAGCAGAGGATACAGTTTATGACTGGATTCATTCTGTCTTGTGGACCAAATATGCTTTACAGACAGCAAAAGAGGAACAACTTTTGATGACAGTTTCTGTCCCAATGTTTACAATTTATGAATTAATTTCAAGTAATTTTACTCAGTACATATTTACTCCAAAATACACTAATTTAACGAAAGTCAACTGAAATAACAAATCTGCACAGTATTTGTCCGTGGATCTCATCTTTTCAATTCGTGCATGAGAAACAATCACATATAATTTACTGACCACAATGAAATTCTTATTCAAAATTCATAGATAAAGATGATGTagacaaaagaggagagagTATAAAGTAGAGGATGTTTTTCTTTGGCTAACCAAataaaccacagaagaagagtagTCCTCCTGTACTCAGAAGAAAAGAGATCTTTAAACTGCCCACGATTTTTCTGTGAaattaacaaacacaaatagacaGAAGATGTTTAACATTACCCATGAAACAACATGATGGACAcacgtcttttttttcctgacaccTATATCTGTAACCTCCCTCACCTGTTTGTGGGCGATCACCTTCCCTTGAGGCATGGTCTTACCATTCTCTCTGGCAACACGTTGTAATGTTACCATGGctttctctgtgtttcctgtcagcaaGTCAAAGCGAGGACTTTCAGGAAGCCACTGTGTaacaagaaaaattatttaagaGAGTAAATTCTTGTTAGTTTAAGCGTCAATCAATAATATACTTACAAAGGTGAAGCAGACGAAGATTGCTAATGGGAGAGTGGACACACCAAGTAGCCATCTCCAACCAAGTGTGGGCATGATCCACAATGCCAGGAGGACCACAAACATAGTACCAAATGACCAGAATATctgatgcacacaaacaaaataaccaTCAGGGACCTATTAAAATAGCTACACATATTACCTACTCGGGTCtcataaaagtggaaaaataaattaatacagaaatatgttttttgtttcaatgcatcagatatATTTCTACTACTTCAGACCtgtccatagatataaagttatatttgtttatttttattattatatatgtttatatggaatttgccattagaaccctgtttttcttccaataggaaaaacacaaaataagaaatatttccaaaagttagtgcacagtttaattcttctgataaagatattaaaaCTAGTGGATTAAATGGAAAGACATGTTTTTacaggtgtgtaaacacagacagtgggtctgtgtctgggtTGTGGGGTGATTGTGGGGTTATTGTGGGGACAGTGTCTTACTGCAGACAATAAAGAGCATGTTTAATCATGCCATGTCAGCATTATTatgtatagtaatatatatcatatacatatgtaataaatattatatatatatatatatatatatatatatatatatatatatatatatatatatatatataaaatgtccctctcacccttgtggggtggtatctgtgtgtcatcctcaagctcgggtcctctaccagaggcctgggagtctgagggttctgcgcagtatcttagctgttcctaggactgcgctcttctggactgaggcttcagatgttgttccaggaatctgctggagccactcttccagtttgggggtcactgccccaagtgctcctactaccacggggaccacattaaccttaaccttccacatctgttccagctgttctttcaacccttgatatttctcaatcttttcgtgttccttcttcctgatgttggcgtcagctggaatctccacatctatcaccactgctctcttctgctctttgtccatcaccacaatgtccggtttgttagccagtagctgtttgtcggtctggaagctgaagtcccacaggatcttagccttgctgttctcaaccaccttcggtggtatgtcccattgggatttgggtacttctagtccataccgggtacagatgttcctgtacactatcacagctacttggttgtgcctttccatgtatgctgagctggcgagcatcttacaccctgctaccacatgctggactgactctggggcttctttacatagcctgcaccttgggtcagatctactgtggtagatattggcctctattgcccttgtacttagggcctgttcttgtgctgccatgatcagtgcctctgtgctgtctgtcagtccagctttattcagccattggtaggtcttcttgatatcagccacttcctctatctgacggtggtacatgccgtgtaggggcttgtccctccatgttgtctcctcctcctcctcctcttcctcctcaggtttctgctgtctaaggcattcactgagcagttcatctgttggggccatcttcctgatgtactcttggatttttgatgtctcatcctggacagtggccctgatgctcactagtcctcggcctccctctttccgcttagtgtacagcctcaggatgctggacttggggtgaaaccctccatgcatggtgaggagctttctagtcttgatatctgtggcttctatctcctcctttggccagcttatgatcccagcggggtatctgatgaccggcagtgcatacatgttgatggctcggaccttgttcttgccattcagctgacttctcaggacttgccttactctctggaggtatttggctgtggatgacttccttgcggcctcctcatggttgccattagcctgtgggattccaaggtatttgtagctgtccttgatgtcttctatcctgccccctggtaggttgaccccttcagttctgatcatcttgcctcttcttgataccatccggccacatttgtctaatccgaatgacatccctatgtcgtcgctgtagatcctggtggtgtggatcagtgagtcaatttctcgctcattcctggcatacagcttgatgtcatccatgtagaggagatggctgattgttgtcccgcttcggaatcggtatccgtagccactctttgtgatgatgtgactgagggggttcaggcctatgcagaacagcagtggtgatagtgcatccccttggtatatgccgcacttgatgttaacttaggcaattggcttggagttagtctccagggttgtcttccacttccccattgagttcttgatgaaggctcttagtgtcctgttgatcttatacagttccagacattccagtatccacgtgtgtggcattgagtcgtaggctttctggtagtcaatccaggcggtgcacaagttggtctgtctattcttacagtctctgtgtactgctctgtccaccagtagctggtgcttggctcccctggtgttactaccaactcctttctgtgtcccgctcatatattgatccatgtgcctactcatcttagctgccatgatgcctgacaggagcttccatgttgtactgagacaggttattggccggtagttggatggggtagattccttctgtgggtctttcatgatcaggactgtcctgccttcagtcaaccattctgggtgcgtcccatcccttagcagctggttcatctgtgctgctagacgctcgtggagtgctgtcagcttctttagccagtatgtatggatcatatcggggcccggtgctgaccaactctttatctttgacactctttcttggatgtctgccattgagatggttactggttcttgttctgggaggcagctgtggtc
This is a stretch of genomic DNA from Antennarius striatus isolate MH-2024 chromosome 11, ASM4005453v1, whole genome shotgun sequence. It encodes these proteins:
- the LOC137603842 gene encoding synaptic vesicle 2-related protein-like isoform X2, encoding MDYLSRPRRSFYKRHRDYLSREEPFVGQSDEDQNTDNEICTIVSRKFDSGGENSASRCGSDETEETLTVDDVLETIGFGKFQWKLCALTGLAWTGDAMEMMILSILSPQLKCEWRLPGYKVALMTSVVFIGMMLGCPMWGQVSDKYGRRIGLTMCICWTVFYGLLSAFSPGYAWILILRGLVGFGFGGGPQTVTLYSEFLPVKKRGTLIMMMSIFWSFGTMFVVLLALWIMPTLGWRWLLGVSTLPLAIFVCFTFWLPESPRFDLLTGNTEKAMVTLQRVARENGKTMPQGKVIAHKQKNRGQFKDLFSSEYRRTTLLLWFIWIPLTIFIFIARAFISGGYQGAFVYTPEVFPTESRALALGTCSAMARWGSLITPFVSEVLLRKSMYLTLSIYCGCGLLAGIVCLILPMETSGKGLQESTSNEEYGADDHSNESVKNSTLSQD
- the LOC137603842 gene encoding synaptic vesicle 2-related protein-like isoform X1; amino-acid sequence: MDYLSRPRRSFYKRHRDYLSREEPFVGQSDEDQNTDNEICTIVSRKFDSGGENSASRCGSDETEETLTVDDVLETIGFGKFQWKLCALTGLAWTGDAMEMMILSILSPQLKCEWRLPGYKVALMTSVVFIGMMLGCPMWGQVSDKYGRRIGLTMCICWTVFYGLLSAFSPGYAWILILRGLVGFGFGGGPQTVTLYSEFLPVKKRGTLIMMMSIFWSFGTMFVVLLALWIMPTLGWRWLLGVSTLPLAIFVCFTFWLPESPRFDLLTGNTEKAMVTLQRVARENGKTMPQGKVIAHKQKNRGQFKDLFSSEYRRTTLLLWFIWFANAFSYYGIILLTPELLQSGGICGTTRGNKFESSCNLQCNYLTSADYIDLTWTTVAELPGIFGVLLMVERIGRKNSMALCFFIYFLVMLPLYACIGRIPLTIFIFIARAFISGGYQGAFVYTPEVFPTESRALALGTCSAMARWGSLITPFVSEVLLRKSMYLTLSIYCGCGLLAGIVCLILPMETSGKGLQESTSNEEYGADDHSNESVKNSTLSQD